A genomic segment from Flavobacterium litorale encodes:
- a CDS encoding TlpA family protein disulfide reductase, with amino-acid sequence MKNLFLLFLLVTFSASAQKAMPSVSLKSVNNKRYNVKNDFNKKDKIYVFAFWATWCAPCINELDAIKEHYSEWSEEIDMEVVAVSIDDTRTQKRVKPLLNGKNWPYTILLDTNQDLKRALSIVNVPYTIVVKNKKVVYIHNGYSQGAEKELYNKLKEL; translated from the coding sequence ATGAAAAATTTATTCTTACTATTTTTATTAGTTACTTTTTCTGCAAGCGCACAAAAAGCCATGCCGAGTGTATCACTTAAATCGGTAAACAATAAAAGGTACAACGTAAAAAACGACTTTAATAAGAAAGACAAAATATACGTCTTTGCATTTTGGGCTACTTGGTGCGCCCCTTGTATAAACGAATTGGATGCTATAAAAGAGCATTATTCAGAATGGTCTGAAGAAATTGATATGGAAGTTGTAGCAGTTTCTATAGACGATACCCGTACACAAAAAAGAGTAAAACCATTACTTAATGGTAAAAACTGGCCTTACACTATATTATTAGATACCAATCAGGATCTTAAAAGAGCACTATCTATTGTAAACGTTCCTTACACAATAGTAGTTAAAAACAAAAAAGTAGTTTATATACACAATGGCTATAGCCAAGGTGCAGAAAAAGAACTATATAATAAACTGAAGGAACTATAG
- a CDS encoding DUF6029 family protein yields MMKKLLFLLLPLATVSLYAQEEEKEEVRVYGGFESNIQWYLNDSGRGIEQPVTPIRSNNYFLINYQYSNFTAGFQIEAYEDNALLNYNPGFKGGGVGTYYLNYANEKLDVTAGYFYEQFGSGLLLRAWEDRALGINTALRGGRVLFRPTDDVRLTALFGQQRTGFDVANGRIYGFNSDINLTNLFKFEQSDLSLGFSYVGRYEKVTIPDPNFDELTNAFAGRINFIYDSFYFSGEYNYKQEDAVLDVQNRINNDFVKPGNAILLNFGYTDIGLGIDATFRRMENMSFLSEREPTFVDATSSSLNFNDKVLNFVPALTKQHHSNLANIYVFQAQGKVDFIDLSIMKAGETGGQIDIFYEFPKESTFGGKYGTKVALNASSWYNLPGSYRFTPAEYETDFFGVGEKYFSDYNIEIKKRLSETWLANFYYVNQYYNTLWLQGGEAVNSNIVTGEVVYNFDTTKSVRVEGEHMWADADMKNWAGATVELNLNDKYSFYFWDIYNYGNDNSEDQTHYYNFGGAYRHGATRLALNYGRQRGGLVCVGGVCRFVPESTGFTLTLSTAF; encoded by the coding sequence ATGATGAAAAAATTACTTTTTTTACTGTTGCCATTGGCTACAGTATCCCTCTATGCCCAAGAAGAAGAGAAAGAGGAGGTAAGAGTGTATGGTGGTTTTGAATCGAATATACAATGGTATTTAAACGATAGTGGTAGGGGAATAGAGCAACCTGTTACTCCTATACGATCTAACAACTACTTTTTAATAAACTACCAGTACAGTAATTTCACTGCAGGTTTCCAAATTGAAGCCTATGAAGATAATGCACTACTAAATTACAACCCTGGCTTTAAAGGCGGAGGTGTGGGTACATACTACCTTAACTATGCAAATGAAAAGCTAGATGTTACTGCGGGGTATTTTTACGAACAATTTGGTAGCGGTTTACTACTGCGCGCATGGGAAGACCGTGCTTTGGGTATAAATACAGCATTACGTGGTGGTAGAGTACTTTTTAGACCAACTGACGATGTAAGGCTTACTGCGCTATTTGGGCAGCAGCGTACAGGTTTTGATGTTGCTAACGGAAGAATATACGGGTTCAATTCGGATATTAATCTAACAAATCTATTCAAGTTTGAGCAATCCGACCTATCGCTTGGTTTTAGTTATGTAGGGCGATACGAAAAAGTAACAATTCCTGACCCGAATTTTGATGAACTTACCAATGCCTTTGCAGGACGTATTAACTTTATATACGACTCGTTTTACTTTTCGGGAGAATATAACTACAAGCAAGAAGATGCCGTACTAGATGTGCAAAACCGTATTAATAACGATTTTGTAAAACCAGGTAATGCAATACTGCTTAATTTTGGTTATACCGATATTGGTTTGGGTATAGATGCAACGTTTAGAAGAATGGAAAACATGAGTTTCCTTTCGGAAAGAGAGCCTACGTTTGTAGATGCAACGTCTTCCAGCCTTAACTTTAACGATAAGGTGCTTAACTTTGTACCTGCACTAACCAAACAGCACCACTCTAACCTTGCTAATATTTACGTTTTTCAAGCACAAGGTAAGGTAGATTTTATTGACCTTTCGATAATGAAAGCTGGTGAAACGGGTGGACAGATTGATATTTTTTACGAATTTCCTAAAGAAAGTACCTTTGGCGGTAAATATGGTACCAAAGTAGCACTAAATGCCTCTAGCTGGTACAACCTGCCAGGAAGTTACCGATTTACACCTGCAGAGTATGAAACTGACTTTTTTGGTGTAGGAGAAAAGTATTTTTCGGATTATAATATCGAAATTAAAAAACGACTTTCAGAAACATGGTTAGCAAACTTCTATTACGTTAACCAATACTATAACACATTATGGTTGCAAGGTGGCGAAGCTGTAAATTCCAACATTGTAACAGGAGAAGTAGTATATAATTTTGATACCACTAAATCCGTACGTGTAGAAGGAGAACACATGTGGGCAGATGCCGATATGAAAAACTGGGCAGGTGCTACAGTAGAGCTAAACCTTAACGATAAATACTCATTCTATTTTTGGGATATATATAACTATGGTAATGATAATAGCGAAGACCAAACCCATTATTATAACTTTGGAGGTGCATACCGCCATGGCGCAACACGTTTAGCCCTAAACTATGGTAGGCAGCGTGGCGGACTTGTTTGTGTTGGTGGTGTATGCCGTTTTGTACCAGAGAGTACAGGGTTTACACTAACATTAAGCACAGCATTTTAA
- a CDS encoding Gfo/Idh/MocA family protein, producing the protein MDTVIKWGIIGCGSVTERKSGPAYAKTSGFKLQAVMRRNLEKAADYAARHNVPTYYNDADALINDPAVDAIYIATPPDTHAYYALKVAQAGKPCCIEKPMASKYSDCVAICNAFEAKNLPLFVAYYRRSLPRFKQVHHWIANGSIGQPRHINWLLTRTPSPIDVSDNYNWRTDAKIAEGGYFDDLASHGLDLFIQLLGNITSAKGITLNQQGLYTAKDAIVGCWLHNTGVTGSATWNFGSNTREDTVTIHGSEGKIDFSVFLEEPLVLTNSQGRQEVYIDNPEHIQLYHAQNMREHLLGNKKHPSTGVTGAHTSWVLNKILGTL; encoded by the coding sequence ATGGATACAGTTATTAAGTGGGGTATAATTGGCTGTGGTAGCGTTACCGAGCGTAAAAGTGGTCCTGCCTACGCCAAAACGTCTGGTTTTAAACTACAAGCCGTAATGCGACGTAATTTAGAGAAAGCAGCCGATTATGCTGCACGCCATAACGTACCTACCTATTATAACGATGCCGATGCGTTAATAAACGACCCAGCGGTAGATGCGATATACATAGCCACACCACCCGATACCCATGCTTACTATGCCCTAAAAGTAGCCCAAGCAGGCAAACCCTGCTGTATAGAAAAACCTATGGCATCCAAGTACAGCGATTGCGTTGCTATTTGCAATGCTTTTGAGGCTAAAAATTTACCCCTATTTGTAGCGTATTACCGTAGGTCGTTACCCCGATTTAAGCAAGTACACCATTGGATTGCTAATGGTAGTATTGGGCAACCCCGCCATATAAATTGGTTGCTAACCAGAACACCCTCGCCCATAGATGTATCAGATAATTACAATTGGCGTACTGATGCCAAAATTGCCGAAGGAGGGTATTTTGATGATTTAGCAAGCCATGGCTTGGATTTGTTTATTCAGTTGTTAGGCAACATAACAAGTGCGAAAGGCATAACCCTAAACCAACAAGGGTTGTATACTGCTAAAGATGCCATTGTAGGTTGTTGGTTACACAATACAGGAGTAACAGGCTCGGCTACATGGAATTTTGGTAGCAATACCCGAGAGGATACTGTTACCATACACGGTAGTGAAGGAAAAATTGATTTTTCCGTTTTCTTGGAAGAACCGCTTGTTCTTACCAATAGCCAAGGCAGGCAGGAAGTATATATTGATAATCCCGAACATATCCAGTTGTACCACGCACAAAATATGCGAGAGCACTTGCTGGGCAATAAAAAACACCCGTCAACAGGTGTAACGGGTGCTCATACCTCGTGGGTATTAAATAAAATTTTGGGTACGCTATAG
- a CDS encoding HPF/RaiA family ribosome-associated protein, protein MLVQINTDNNIEGHQRLEEYFTEQLQTALKKYEDKVTRLEVHLGDENSTKGGENDKRCSIEARIAGLKPIGVVDHANTIERAVSGATNKIKSALERTFGKLSAHH, encoded by the coding sequence ATGTTAGTACAAATTAATACAGACAACAACATTGAAGGTCACCAAAGACTGGAGGAATATTTTACGGAACAATTACAAACTGCTTTAAAGAAATACGAAGATAAAGTTACACGCCTAGAAGTACACTTGGGCGATGAGAATAGTACTAAAGGTGGCGAAAACGACAAACGTTGCAGCATAGAAGCCCGTATAGCAGGTTTAAAACCGATTGGGGTAGTAGACCATGCTAATACGATAGAAAGAGCGGTAAGTGGCGCAACAAACAAAATAAAAAGTGCTTTAGAGCGTACCTTTGGTAAGCTAAGCGCACACCACTAA
- a CDS encoding mechanosensitive ion channel family protein has protein sequence MIINSTLLKYIIFGTVGLIIAFLVLFFIINKIGKNPNNIFPPNFAHRVKIPLLLFFAAIAMRIVASNDFFEKPYDSVLKRIGLILLIISITWFLIIIIRIIKISVISKYNTDTSDNFRARRVYTQFSVLERVIVFVLIILAIGIALMSFDSIRSIGASVLASAGIAGIILGFSAQKALGTLLAGIQIAITQPIRLDDVVIVEGEWGHIEEITLTYVVVAIWDKRMLVVPTTYFIEKPFENWTRKSGDILGTVYIYTDFRVPVDELRKELTRLLKGTDLWDGEVNKLQVTDAKQDVMEIRALMSSKDSSISWDLRVYIREKLIAYLQKNYPDSLPRTRISLVDKNTDEPNDETDQNQEQNTKRVSANEKDE, from the coding sequence ATGATTATAAATTCCACACTACTCAAATACATCATTTTTGGTACTGTAGGATTAATAATTGCATTTTTAGTACTATTTTTTATCATCAACAAAATAGGCAAGAATCCCAATAACATATTTCCGCCCAATTTTGCCCATCGCGTTAAAATCCCTCTTTTATTATTTTTTGCAGCTATAGCCATGCGCATAGTGGCATCTAACGACTTTTTTGAAAAGCCTTACGATAGCGTTTTAAAACGCATAGGCTTAATCCTTCTAATTATAAGCATTACGTGGTTTTTAATCATAATAATACGCATCATTAAAATCAGCGTTATTAGTAAGTACAATACCGATACATCTGATAATTTTAGAGCAAGGCGCGTATATACTCAATTTAGCGTATTAGAGCGTGTAATTGTTTTTGTACTCATTATTTTGGCAATAGGAATAGCACTAATGAGTTTTGACAGTATCCGCTCCATAGGGGCAAGTGTTTTGGCATCGGCAGGAATTGCAGGTATTATACTTGGTTTTTCGGCACAAAAAGCACTCGGAACATTATTGGCAGGAATACAAATTGCCATAACGCAACCCATACGTTTGGACGATGTTGTAATTGTAGAAGGCGAATGGGGGCATATTGAAGAAATTACCCTTACATATGTGGTAGTAGCCATTTGGGATAAGCGTATGTTGGTAGTACCTACTACCTATTTTATTGAAAAGCCGTTTGAGAACTGGACGCGAAAAAGTGGTGATATATTGGGCACGGTATACATTTATACCGATTTCCGCGTACCTGTAGATGAACTTCGTAAAGAGCTTACGCGTTTGCTAAAAGGTACTGATTTATGGGATGGCGAAGTAAATAAGTTGCAAGTTACAGACGCTAAACAGGATGTTATGGAAATACGTGCTTTAATGAGCTCTAAAGATTCTTCTATATCATGGGATTTACGGGTTTATATTCGAGAAAAACTAATAGCCTATTTACAAAAAAATTACCCTGATAGTTTGCCAAGAACACGCATATCGTTAGTAGATAAAAATACTGATGAGCCTAATGATGAAACCGACCAAAACCAAGAACAAAACACAAAGCGAGTTAGTGCAAACGAAAAAGATGAATAG
- a CDS encoding porin family protein, with the protein MRLLFIGILSCIVGTSFAQDTNELKETAKDSVTFEPDPLYREDQFYASISYILMQNKPDGYSQKSFSTGLTMGFLRDMPINEKRTYAIAAGLGYAYYNIKHNLQVIENVGTTSYQIASEGDFDRNKQVLHFLELPIELRWRNSTPSSHKFWRIYTGFKISYLFADKAQYYPTSGGSTKVKGNDDLNNLFYGAYLSVGWNTWNLYAYYGITPLYKDEARINEGNDAIQLNTVSLGLIFYIL; encoded by the coding sequence ATGCGGTTATTATTTATAGGGATACTCAGTTGTATTGTTGGTACCTCGTTTGCACAAGATACAAACGAGTTAAAAGAAACAGCAAAAGATAGTGTAACTTTTGAACCCGATCCCTTGTACAGAGAAGATCAGTTTTATGCATCAATATCGTATATATTGATGCAAAATAAACCCGATGGATATTCGCAAAAATCGTTCTCTACAGGGCTTACTATGGGGTTTTTACGCGATATGCCTATAAATGAAAAACGGACTTATGCCATAGCAGCAGGTTTGGGGTATGCTTACTATAATATTAAGCACAACTTACAGGTAATTGAAAATGTAGGTACAACCTCTTACCAAATTGCTAGTGAGGGCGATTTTGACCGTAACAAGCAAGTACTACACTTTTTAGAATTGCCTATAGAGCTGCGTTGGCGAAATTCTACGCCAAGCTCGCATAAATTTTGGCGTATATACACGGGCTTTAAAATAAGTTATCTTTTTGCCGATAAAGCACAGTACTATCCAACTTCGGGTGGCAGCACTAAAGTAAAGGGGAACGACGATTTGAATAACCTGTTTTATGGCGCGTACTTATCGGTAGGGTGGAACACCTGGAATTTATATGCCTACTATGGTATAACACCACTTTATAAAGATGAAGCACGCATTAACGAGGGTAACGATGCCATACAGCTAAACACCGTTAGCTTGGGGCTTATATTTTACATACTGTAA